The nucleotide window CTAAACTCTGGCGAACGAACGATGACCATAATTACAATGGtcagtttcttttttatttaatgtttatagAGCAAATATCCATAAACACAAATAGACACGCGACATTATTGTTGGTcgctctattttttatttttttagaaaaccccttttaaactcattttattgtattgtagtaaataaatatttagtttatttgtttgtatgagggatgtggtttttgttttatttacaacacttttttttagaattaatcatttttttattcaacttttGTTTGAGCCGTTTGTTTTACAATGAAAATGTTGAATAAATCAAGCCTTAATGGTTCATGGATTAAATGTCGTTTGGATAGATAGACAGACGTACATAGATAATGAGTAAATAGAAAATGAATATTCATTTGTATACCAAACGAGtcgatatttttgtatttagaagTGTTTAATGAAAATGACAAAAGACTTGGGTTTCACTTAAATGTGGTTTTCAACTCTCCTTTTCTCGTTTAAAATGAAagtgttgaaacttttttgtggcaaaaaaaaattaattgcaacgatacgtgttattaaataaaaggtaatccaatacatatttaaagtaTATGTACGACACACTTCCAAATAACTTGAGAATATATCGTCGTCGGTTatctaaattttcaaatatcaccataattaaaacaaaaaataaaaattttagactGGAGATAAATAATATTAGTAATAATTTCTTTGAACTTTAATATACACAGTTATACATAACTCAAATTGATGACTAAAACGAATACTGTGTAACAAGTTtacatacaatatatttttgaataaatcccttacttaaaaattcaaacattaaCAATGACTAATCTACACTTACGAGTAGACGTCAAAAATTAATGCATAACTCACTAttgtattatgttttttttttagattctaTCTACACACACATATTTTCCGAAACATTTTCATTgcgttttttttacatttaaatacgGCATTGTATTCCCTCCTCCTCCTCTTGACCTACTTACTCAAACCCATGTTTGTTTGAGAGCTTCAAATTAAACGCAATGGCAGCCATTAGTAGTAAAGCACAAtagggttttattttttttatgtttgattCGTAcgaaaatacaattttacatacgattatatatatgtaaataatatacgtatatacttatatacatatgtttattacGTACTTTACATAggtacataaatttatttgtaatgctCAAGGCTAAATTGGGGTCGACATGGCTTTGTGGCggaaaaaactatgtttttttttgttgttgaattGGATTTTCTTCTATTGATTAGATTCAATGTGAATTTTCTACACTGACCGGAAAAGTGgagttcaaatatttatcaaataaaacgtttaaaaagtttttgaaattgcttAGCAACCATGATCACAAACAACCCGGTTATTAAACTGATGTTGGCCTATAAACGGATTTGAGTTTGGTAAATACTTCAAATTAAAAGtactaaagtactttttgatatCGACAAGTTCCTAAGTACATTTTCTCAATTATAACCTTTTCATAAGTATTGACCAATTTAATATTGTAGTTGTAATCAATTAATTTGTAAACTATTTAACAACTCTCTTTTTctgttttcaaaatgaaaactcaccatataaaaattatttagttacGCTACATCAtctaagaattatttaaaatcaatatcaAATTGGTCAAAAGGACTTCCAAGAACTCCTTTGGATCTCATTCGCATGTCTCATCCATCATTCACATGTTTTGCATGGATACACAATTTAAGAATAAATTGGGATTAAATTATAACATACACTAGTGTAGATTTAGtgtagcacagtgttatttaattattttttaaaattttatgataccggaaaatttagcaaaaacacAAAAgtaataattgaatataaatgttttttttttacttttcagaTACCGATGGGTGAAAAACGGCAAAAAATTCGATTGGCAAGCATACGATAATCGTATGTTGCAGCAACCTGGACGTGGTACCTTAGTAATTACCTCGCCAAAAGATGAAGATTTGGGTCAGTACCAATGTTTTGCCGAAAATGAATTTGGTATAGCTACATCAAACTCTGTGTTCGTACGTAAGGCTGAATTGAATGCTTTCAAAGATGAAGCTGCCAAAACCGTAGAAGCCAATGAAGGTGAACCCTTCTCACTGCAATGCGAAGCCCCAGACGGTTGGCCAAAGCCTACAGTCAATTGGTTGATTCAACAGTCGATCGATGGAAACATCAAATCGATAAACAGCTCTCGTATGACTTTGGACCCCGAAGGCACATTGTGGTTCTCGAATGTTACACGCGAAGATGCTAGTGATGATTTCTATTATGCCTGCTCTGCCACCTCTGTGTTCCGCAGTGAGTACAAGATCGGTAATCGTGTGCTGTTGGATGTGAAACAAACTGGTATTAGTGCTTCCCAAAATAAATATCCTCCCAGGAAACAATATGTAACACGAAAAAATGAAGTGGCTCTGAGAGGTAAACGTGCGGAACTGTTCTGTATATATGGAGGAACGCCGCTGCCGCAAACTGTGTGGAAGAAAAATGGCGGGCCGATAGAGTGGAGTGACCGAATAACCCAAGGTCATTATGGTAAATCGTTGGTAATACGCCATATTAATTTTGATGATAATGGTACCTATACTTGTGACGTTTCCAACGGTGTGGGCAACGCTCAAtcttattcgattaatttacaAATCAATGCCATTCCCTACTTTACTGTGGAGCCTGAAATGCAAAATGCTGCCGAAGATGAGACTGTGGAATTCCGTTGCGAAGCTGCTGGATCTCCCGAGCCCACAATTCAATGGATTCATAATGGTAAACCCATTAGTCAAGCTCCTCCTAATCCCAGACGTATTGTGGAAACCAATCGCATTATTATACGCGATTTGTTGAAATTGGACACTGGTAATTATGGCTGTAACGCTACCAACTCTTTGGGCTATGTTTACAAAGATGTCTACTTGAATGTCTTGGCCTTGCCGCCAGAGATTGAGGAGCCTCCTCGCAAAGAAGCTACTGTTGATGGCAAAAACGTAACCATGCGTTGTCGCGTGTTCGGTGCTCCCAAGCCTCAAGTTAAATGGATTCGTAATGGTCTCGAATTGACTGGTGGTCGTTACACAGTATTACCGTCGGGAGATCTACAAATCCAGCAAGTTAGCTTCAACGATGCCGGCCAATACACCTGCTTTGCAAAGAACAAATTTGGCGAGAAAACTGCGAACGGTTCATTGATTGTAAAAGAGCATACACGTATCACCCAAGAACCTCAAAACTACGAAGTAGCGGCTGGTCAGTCGGCCACTTTCCGTTGTAATGAAGCTCACGACGAcactttaaatttaacaattgaGTGGTGGAAGGATTCCCAACAAATCGATTTCGAAGCTGAAGCTCGTTTTGTAAAGACCAATGATAACTCGCTCACAATTTCCAAGACCATAGAGTTAGATTCCGGCGAATACACATGTGTGGCCAGAACTGAGTTGGATGAAGCATCGGCAAAGGCTAATCTTATTGTGCAAGATGTTCCCAATGCCCCTCTTTTGTCTGGAGTCAGATGTATGGAACGACATGCTGAAGTCAACTGGGAACCTCAGGGCGACAATCGTTCTCCTATTTTGCATTACACCATTCAATATAATACCTCTTTTACTCCGGCGTCCTGGGATGTTGCCTTTGAAAAGGTGCCTTCGACAGATTTCTCATTTACCGTTGACATGTCACCCTGGACCAATTACACATTCCGTGTTATTGCTTTCAACAAAATTGGCGCATCACCTCCATCGGGTCACAGTGAAACTTGCACAACACAACCTGATGTTCCCTACAAAAATCCCGACAATGTTGCTGGTCAAGGTACAGAACCCAACAATTTGGTAATCACCTGGACTCAAATGCCTGAACTAGAACACAATGCACCTAATTTCCAATACCGTGTATCTTGGAAACGTGATATTCCAGCAGCATCTTGGGAAAACGATGACATTTATGATTGGAAAAAAAGTAGTGTGGTTATTACAGATCAACCGACATTTGTGCGTTATATCATCAAAGTTGTGGCCATTAATGAACGTGGAGAAGCAAATGTTGCCGCTGAGGAAATTATTGGTTATTCCGGGGAAGACCGTAAGTACTTTCTAACAGACATACTACAtaactattttatttacatatacatatttactgatTTATGTCAACACtctaatttcattatttcaaaGGTCCTTTGGAAGCACCCACCAATTTCAGTATGATTCAAGTAACCGGTGCCACTTCAGCCATCTTAGGATGGAATCCCGTCAGTCCAGAATCAATCCGTGGTCACTTTAAGGGATACAAAATCCAAACCTGGACTGAAAAGGAAGGTGAAGAAGGCTTGCGTGAAATCCACGTCAAGGGTGATTCGAACCAAGCCCTAGTTACACAATTTAAACCAGATTCAAAGAATTTTGCTCGTGTTTTGGCCTACAACGGTCGATTCAATGGTCCTGCTAGTGCTGTTATTGATTTTGACACACCCGAAGGCGTTCCGTCCCCCGTAGAATCGCTAGAAGCTTATCCTATGGGCTCCTCGGCTTTCTGGTTGGTGTGGAAGAAACCCTTAAATCCTAATGGCAAACTTACTGGCTACAAAGTATATTATGAAGAAGTGAAAGGCAGCTATGTGGGTGAAAGACGTGAGTATGATCCTCATATTACCGACCCCAATGTCTTAAGTATGAAAATGGCTGGTTTGAAACCAAACACAAAATATCGAATCTCTATTGCTGCTACCACTAAAGTTGGAGAGGGCTCAGagtaagtatatacatatataataaatatttaggaATAAACACGTCTTATTACAAATGCAACATCCTTTTCCagacattttattgaaaaacgcACATTGTCGGAGGATTCGCAAGCTCCAGCTATGCCCTTCTTCGAATGTCAACAATTGCCCTCAGACAATGGTTTGGCCAAGTTCCGTGTCAATTGGAAACCAAATACTGAAGGACATGCCGGCACACACTTCTTCACCGAATACAGGttagtaaaaataatttacaataaaataaatgtttcgaACGTTTCGCTTGAATTTgtcattgttttgtttagaattaAGGGTGAAACAGAATGGAATAAAGCACCCGAAGAAAAAAATCGTGATTACCAAGAAGTAGCTGGTTTAGATCCCGACACAGTTTATGAATTCCGCGTTGTGGCGGTCGATGGTCATTTCATGACTGAAAGTTCAACACAGGAGGTTGACACCAATGGTGTCGATGGTCCCATCAAGGTTCCCAATGAAAATCTTGCAAATGCCGGCTGGTTTATCGGCATGATGTTAGCGTTAGCGATTATTATCATACTATTTATTATTATCTGCATTATCCGTCGCAATCGTGGTGGCAAATACGATGTACATGATCGTGAATTGGCCAATGGCAGACGAGACTATCCAGATGAGGGTGGTTTCCATGAATACTCTCAGCCGTAAGTTTATACATACTTTCTTATTAAGTGTTTAATATCTACTAATTTGTTcctttctttttttgaaaataaattagctTGGACAATAAGAGCGCTGGTCGTCAATCAGTTAGTTCGGCAAAGCCAGGTTTGGAAAGTGATACAGATTCAATGGCTGAATACGGTGATGGAGATACAGGTATGTTTTCCCATTAATCAAGCGTAGGcttaatgtacatatacatacataaatatacatatactatGTGTAGTCGTCtcttgatgttttttttaatttatttattgattattattttttctttgatttttatttatttgcatttatgttgaaaatgagCTCAGCAGGTGCACGTAAAGTCAATCAAACTTTACCTACTTTATCAGAACATATAGATGAGGCTTCATCGTATGGTGTTAAGAAATAACAGATTTTTTGTATCTATCTGTAccatatataaattttgtaaaaaaaatgtaaggtAAACTATTGGTTAAACAATTTCGTTTGCATTGCAtgaaaaacaagaaaaagaaatatgtaCGACAAAATTCAATCAcggcttaaaaaataaataacacaaacaaaaatgttttttctcttgTTAACTAACAAAACCAATGCTATGTATGACTTCATATAATGATTGAAGCAAgctataacaaatttatttctaacGACGTGTGGTACAATGCTACGGCATTTAGTTCTCTAGAAAACATCAAATGATGATGTCATGATGACttactttaaacttttattatatctaactttttttaatctaaatCTTGTAATGTAAAGGTCAAGAACAGCGAGATCGTTCtacaaatggaaaataattCTTCGTTCATATTTCAGtcacaaatcaattttttacttACAGCTTGTAATAATAacacataaatttcttaaaattgcaATCTAAGATATCtgttaaattttgcattatttgatttgaaattttaatctcAATCAACTTCTTGATATGTGCCTCTGATTTTGAATGTGCCTCTGATTTCGTTGTTTCACAACAGAATGTTCTTTTAATAGTCAGAGGCTTTGCTTTCCAGCTATTTAAACTATATACATAATATATTCTCTCATTTGGATCTTCTCATCGATTTTAAATTGACTTTCATATaaaagaataatattttatactcTCTAGAAAAGTTGTTACAAAAACACTTAGGATTATTTGTTGGTGCATCGACATTATGTTATAAATCTCgaatttttaaacagaaaaattgttttatcaaaaaattatcaACCAACATTAAATATCTCAAATAGAATTATGTATGACTTACATCACTTAAACAATCAGTTTTTCAATTGGTTGAAATACAAACCTAGAGACTATCTCAAATCAAATTAAGTATATCTTTAACCACTATTACGTTCACTGAcacagatatacatatgtaatattgttttgaagtttctttaaatgcaAATCGTTCAAATTCTAAATACATCTTt belongs to Calliphora vicina chromosome 4, idCalVici1.1, whole genome shotgun sequence and includes:
- the Nrg gene encoding neuroglian isoform X1, whose translation is MGRQSSSTLAVVLLVAVLGTTTAMVNSPPRIIKQPPTDELLFKVAQQNKESDKPFIIECEAEGQPDPTYRWVKNGKKFDWQAYDNRMLQQPGRGTLVITSPKDEDLGQYQCFAENEFGIATSNSVFVRKAELNAFKDEAAKTVEANEGEPFSLQCEAPDGWPKPTVNWLIQQSIDGNIKSINSSRMTLDPEGTLWFSNVTREDASDDFYYACSATSVFRSEYKIGNRVLLDVKQTGISASQNKYPPRKQYVTRKNEVALRGKRAELFCIYGGTPLPQTVWKKNGGPIEWSDRITQGHYGKSLVIRHINFDDNGTYTCDVSNGVGNAQSYSINLQINAIPYFTVEPEMQNAAEDETVEFRCEAAGSPEPTIQWIHNGKPISQAPPNPRRIVETNRIIIRDLLKLDTGNYGCNATNSLGYVYKDVYLNVLALPPEIEEPPRKEATVDGKNVTMRCRVFGAPKPQVKWIRNGLELTGGRYTVLPSGDLQIQQVSFNDAGQYTCFAKNKFGEKTANGSLIVKEHTRITQEPQNYEVAAGQSATFRCNEAHDDTLNLTIEWWKDSQQIDFEAEARFVKTNDNSLTISKTIELDSGEYTCVARTELDEASAKANLIVQDVPNAPLLSGVRCMERHAEVNWEPQGDNRSPILHYTIQYNTSFTPASWDVAFEKVPSTDFSFTVDMSPWTNYTFRVIAFNKIGASPPSGHSETCTTQPDVPYKNPDNVAGQGTEPNNLVITWTQMPELEHNAPNFQYRVSWKRDIPAASWENDDIYDWKKSSVVITDQPTFVRYIIKVVAINERGEANVAAEEIIGYSGEDRPLEAPTNFSMIQVTGATSAILGWNPVSPESIRGHFKGYKIQTWTEKEGEEGLREIHVKGDSNQALVTQFKPDSKNFARVLAYNGRFNGPASAVIDFDTPEGVPSPVESLEAYPMGSSAFWLVWKKPLNPNGKLTGYKVYYEEVKGSYVGERREYDPHITDPNVLSMKMAGLKPNTKYRISIAATTKVGEGSEHFIEKRTLSEDSQAPAMPFFECQQLPSDNGLAKFRVNWKPNTEGHAGTHFFTEYRIKGETEWNKAPEEKNRDYQEVAGLDPDTVYEFRVVAVDGHFMTESSTQEVDTNGVDGPIKVPNENLANAGWFIGMMLALAIIIILFIIICIIRRNRGGKYDVHDRELANGRRDYPDEGGFHEYSQPLDNKSAGRQSVSSAKPGLESDTDSMAEYGDGDTGQFTEDGSFIGQYVPGKLQPPVSPQPANNTPAAHTPTAPPAPAQPNAAGTNPNTTAAVATYV
- the Nrg gene encoding neuroglian isoform X2; this encodes MGRQSSSTLAVVLLVAVLGTTTAMVNSPPRIIKQPPTDELLFKVAQQNKESDKPFIIECEAEGQPDPTYRWVKNGKKFDWQAYDNRMLQQPGRGTLVITSPKDEDLGQYQCFAENEFGIATSNSVFVRKAELNAFKDEAAKTVEANEGEPFSLQCEAPDGWPKPTVNWLIQQSIDGNIKSINSSRMTLDPEGTLWFSNVTREDASDDFYYACSATSVFRSEYKIGNRVLLDVKQTGISASQNKYPPRKQYVTRKNEVALRGKRAELFCIYGGTPLPQTVWKKNGGPIEWSDRITQGHYGKSLVIRHINFDDNGTYTCDVSNGVGNAQSYSINLQINAIPYFTVEPEMQNAAEDETVEFRCEAAGSPEPTIQWIHNGKPISQAPPNPRRIVETNRIIIRDLLKLDTGNYGCNATNSLGYVYKDVYLNVLALPPEIEEPPRKEATVDGKNVTMRCRVFGAPKPQVKWIRNGLELTGGRYTVLPSGDLQIQQVSFNDAGQYTCFAKNKFGEKTANGSLIVKEHTRITQEPQNYEVAAGQSATFRCNEAHDDTLNLTIEWWKDSQQIDFEAEARFVKTNDNSLTISKTIELDSGEYTCVARTELDEASAKANLIVQDVPNAPLLSGVRCMERHAEVNWEPQGDNRSPILHYTIQYNTSFTPASWDVAFEKVPSTDFSFTVDMSPWTNYTFRVIAFNKIGASPPSGHSETCTTQPDVPYKNPDNVAGQGTEPNNLVITWTQMPELEHNAPNFQYRVSWKRDIPAASWENDDIYDWKKSSVVITDQPTFVRYIIKVVAINERGEANVAAEEIIGYSGEDRPLEAPTNFSMIQVTGATSAILGWNPVSPESIRGHFKGYKIQTWTEKEGEEGLREIHVKGDSNQALVTQFKPDSKNFARVLAYNGRFNGPASAVIDFDTPEGVPSPVESLEAYPMGSSAFWLVWKKPLNPNGKLTGYKVYYEEVKGSYVGERREYDPHITDPNVLSMKMAGLKPNTKYRISIAATTKVGEGSEHFIEKRTLSEDSQAPAMPFFECQQLPSDNGLAKFRVNWKPNTEGHAGTHFFTEYRIKGETEWNKAPEEKNRDYQEVAGLDPDTVYEFRVVAVDGHFMTESSTQEVDTNGVDGPIKVPNENLANAGWFIGMMLALAIIIILFIIICIIRRNRGGKYDVHDRELANGRRDYPDEGGFHEYSQPLDNKSAGRQSVSSAKPGLESDTDSMAEYGDGDTAGARKVNQTLPTLSEHIDEASSYGVKK
- the Nrg gene encoding neuroglian isoform X3, with the protein product MGRQSSSTLAVVLLVAVLGTTTAMVNSPPRIIKQPPTDELLFKVAQQNKESDKPFIIECEAEGQPDPTYRWVKNGKKFDWQAYDNRMLQQPGRGTLVITSPKDEDLGQYQCFAENEFGIATSNSVFVRKAELNAFKDEAAKTVEANEGEPFSLQCEAPDGWPKPTVNWLIQQSIDGNIKSINSSRMTLDPEGTLWFSNVTREDASDDFYYACSATSVFRSEYKIGNRVLLDVKQTGISASQNKYPPRKQYVTRKNEVALRGKRAELFCIYGGTPLPQTVWKKNGGPIEWSDRITQGHYGKSLVIRHINFDDNGTYTCDVSNGVGNAQSYSINLQINAIPYFTVEPEMQNAAEDETVEFRCEAAGSPEPTIQWIHNGKPISQAPPNPRRIVETNRIIIRDLLKLDTGNYGCNATNSLGYVYKDVYLNVLALPPEIEEPPRKEATVDGKNVTMRCRVFGAPKPQVKWIRNGLELTGGRYTVLPSGDLQIQQVSFNDAGQYTCFAKNKFGEKTANGSLIVKEHTRITQEPQNYEVAAGQSATFRCNEAHDDTLNLTIEWWKDSQQIDFEAEARFVKTNDNSLTISKTIELDSGEYTCVARTELDEASAKANLIVQDVPNAPLLSGVRCMERHAEVNWEPQGDNRSPILHYTIQYNTSFTPASWDVAFEKVPSTDFSFTVDMSPWTNYTFRVIAFNKIGASPPSGHSETCTTQPDVPYKNPDNVAGQGTEPNNLVITWTQMPELEHNAPNFQYRVSWKRDIPAASWENDDIYDWKKSSVVITDQPTFVRYIIKVVAINERGEANVAAEEIIGYSGEDRPLEAPTNFSMIQVTGATSAILGWNPVSPESIRGHFKGYKIQTWTEKEGEEGLREIHVKGDSNQALVTQFKPDSKNFARVLAYNGRFNGPASAVIDFDTPEGVPSPVESLEAYPMGSSAFWLVWKKPLNPNGKLTGYKVYYEEVKGSYVGERREYDPHITDPNVLSMKMAGLKPNTKYRISIAATTKVGEGSEHFIEKRTLSEDSQAPAMPFFECQQLPSDNGLAKFRVNWKPNTEGHAGTHFFTEYRIKGETEWNKAPEEKNRDYQEVAGLDPDTVYEFRVVAVDGHFMTESSTQEVDTNGVDGPIKVPNENLANAGWFIGMMLALAIIIILFIIICIIRRNRGGKYDVHDRELANGRRDYPDEGGFHEYSQPLDNKSAGRQSVSSAKPGLESDTDSMAEYGDGDTGMNEDGSFIGQYGRKGL